Proteins encoded in a region of the Isosphaeraceae bacterium EP7 genome:
- a CDS encoding type II toxin-antitoxin system prevent-host-death family antitoxin, which yields MRTIGSYEAKTHLPQLLDDVAKGEEIEITKHGKPVARLVPARPVQARPDVQQLIDEMRAFRKGNTLGDGLTIRDLIEDGRRF from the coding sequence ATGCGTACAATCGGCTCTTACGAAGCGAAGACCCATTTGCCCCAGCTTCTGGACGATGTGGCAAAAGGCGAGGAAATCGAGATTACCAAGCACGGCAAGCCGGTGGCCCGTTTGGTCCCCGCCCGCCCGGTTCAGGCAAGGCCCGACGTGCAGCAGTTGATCGACGAGATGCGTGCCTTCCGCAAAGGAAACACGCTCGGTGACGGCCTCACCATTCGTGACCTGATCGAAGACGGCCGCCGCTTCTGA
- a CDS encoding SPFH domain-containing protein — MQAFEDRRPPGRPYGGLVDRLLRYGLPGVVLLIAACVLAVMVMYNSFKIEVGTGEQAVLVRLTGLDLEPDMELAPPPKAGAYYKGVQAGGPNNGVLTEGRYFYNPYVWNWEIMPQFVVPQGKIGIRIALVGEDLPAGHALADPGQKGIIRGQALKPGRYPYNPYAETIETHDPVTVPAGFRGVLTLLAGREPKDPNVFLVEDGERGVQTKTLEPGTYFLNPYETRVSQVDCRSQRFNLGSETGGTDFLSADGFLVSLDGAVEFRVLPERAAEVFVKYNEEHDGDDIKDQIISKIITPESRSICRIGGSKLTGGQFISGTDREVFQRDLIKSLTENCKKQGVEILAVAITSIQPPEEIAGPVRQREVAKQERSQFVQERLQQVSEAQLKVQQILADQKRLLVEAEQLVVQKTTKAEEEQQVAVTLAEQQLAVSKTKLEATVDQAAAIRAKAEADAEVIRFNNKAELAGLAARVQAFGGDGAALAQNILVSKLAPAFRSILSNSEGPLMDLFGQFTAEPPPRRPAADSPQAAAKPEAKPDSKPEAKADAELPKSVFSNTREMP, encoded by the coding sequence ATGCAAGCGTTCGAGGATCGGAGACCGCCGGGCCGGCCCTATGGGGGCCTGGTCGACCGCCTGCTCCGCTACGGCCTTCCCGGCGTCGTGCTGCTGATAGCCGCCTGCGTTCTGGCGGTCATGGTGATGTACAACTCGTTCAAGATCGAGGTCGGCACCGGCGAGCAGGCCGTGCTCGTCCGCCTGACCGGGCTCGACCTGGAACCCGACATGGAGCTGGCCCCGCCCCCCAAGGCCGGCGCCTACTACAAGGGCGTGCAGGCGGGCGGGCCAAATAATGGCGTGCTCACCGAAGGTAGGTATTTTTATAATCCGTACGTCTGGAACTGGGAGATCATGCCCCAGTTCGTGGTGCCCCAGGGCAAGATCGGCATCCGCATCGCGCTCGTCGGCGAAGACCTTCCCGCCGGCCACGCCCTGGCCGATCCCGGCCAGAAGGGGATCATCCGCGGCCAGGCCTTGAAGCCCGGCCGTTACCCGTACAACCCCTACGCCGAGACCATCGAGACCCACGACCCGGTCACCGTGCCGGCCGGCTTCCGGGGTGTTCTCACCCTGCTCGCCGGCCGCGAGCCCAAAGACCCGAACGTCTTCCTGGTCGAGGACGGCGAGCGCGGGGTGCAGACGAAGACGCTGGAGCCCGGCACCTACTTCCTGAACCCTTACGAGACGCGGGTCAGCCAGGTCGACTGCCGCTCGCAGCGGTTCAACCTGGGCTCGGAGACCGGCGGCACCGACTTCCTCTCGGCCGACGGATTCCTGGTGTCGCTCGACGGGGCCGTCGAGTTCCGCGTCCTGCCCGAGCGCGCCGCCGAGGTCTTCGTCAAGTACAACGAGGAGCACGACGGCGACGACATCAAGGACCAGATCATCTCCAAGATCATCACCCCCGAGAGCCGGTCGATCTGCCGGATCGGCGGGTCGAAGCTCACCGGCGGCCAGTTCATCAGCGGCACCGACCGCGAGGTCTTCCAGCGCGACCTGATCAAGTCGCTCACCGAGAACTGCAAGAAGCAAGGCGTCGAGATCCTCGCCGTCGCCATTACCTCGATCCAGCCCCCCGAGGAGATCGCCGGCCCGGTCCGTCAGCGCGAGGTGGCCAAGCAGGAGCGGAGCCAGTTCGTCCAGGAGCGGCTCCAGCAGGTCTCGGAGGCCCAGCTCAAGGTGCAGCAGATCCTCGCCGACCAGAAGCGCCTGCTCGTCGAGGCCGAGCAGCTCGTCGTCCAGAAGACGACCAAGGCCGAGGAGGAGCAGCAGGTCGCCGTCACCCTGGCCGAGCAGCAGCTCGCCGTCTCCAAGACCAAGCTGGAGGCCACCGTCGACCAGGCCGCCGCCATCCGGGCCAAGGCCGAGGCCGACGCCGAGGTCATCCGCTTCAACAACAAGGCCGAGCTCGCCGGCCTCGCCGCGCGGGTGCAAGCCTTCGGCGGCGACGGCGCGGCCCTGGCGCAGAACATCCTCGTGAGCAAGCTGGCCCCAGCCTTCCGCTCGATCCTGTCCAACTCCGAAGGCCCCCTGATGGACCTCTTCGGCCAGTTCACCGCCGAGCCCCCCCCGCGCCGGCCCGCGGCCGATTCTCCCCAGGCCGCCGCGAAGCCAGAAGCGAAGCCGGACTCCAAGCCCGAAGCCAAGGCTGACGCCGAGTTGCCCAAGTCGGTCTTCTCGAACACACGGGAGATGCCATGA
- a CDS encoding SPFH domain-containing protein → MNRRLTEFLTGTAVVVVAVLAFAYFGIWQWMFCRVEVPPGQSLLLRYKGPFPFGLTESAPEGTLVDLDSRGRPKLVGILAAMPGPGRHFYSPLEYERKLVPDTVIKPGELGIVNSKAGKASPDGSYLVDEPGYRGTWRKVLTPGRYRMNGYAYDVKVVPADACVDPATAVVRREGDPILIPPGYVGVVTNKTDNPRTKQVQGIQDRVLQPGLYYINPQEKVVSIVSIGYNETSLSVEQDVEATARANAEAAARPAPAADARLFASRPVPRDPIYKAGKGIEFPSNDGFLIHLDYTAIWGIVPDQAPGVVRQFGNLKDVEDKVILPQIGSICRLHGSKRGAVDLLVGDSREAFQEESADELERVLASKKLSLLFGLTRHIYVPAQVREPIQKAKIADELKLTSDQKQLTAKAQADLSEAKAKVILEENRTRAETEKKVAQVAAEGEKMAREIEATTEKLRAQIDAKAALTDAQASRTMGEARAKTIELSNQAKAERYRQYVDSLGGPAAYNRYVFAEGLPDDLRLSIFYAGPGTFWTDLKGFDQTMLGKLASDQTTTPAPAKPPRVNPSIAPAGLEAKPR, encoded by the coding sequence ATGAACCGCCGCCTGACCGAGTTCCTGACCGGCACGGCGGTCGTCGTGGTCGCCGTCCTGGCCTTCGCCTACTTCGGCATCTGGCAGTGGATGTTCTGCCGGGTCGAGGTCCCCCCCGGCCAGAGCCTCCTGCTGCGTTACAAAGGCCCCTTCCCCTTCGGCCTCACCGAGAGCGCCCCGGAGGGAACGCTGGTCGACCTCGACTCCCGGGGCCGGCCCAAGCTGGTCGGCATCCTGGCCGCCATGCCCGGCCCCGGCCGCCACTTCTACTCGCCGCTCGAGTACGAGCGCAAGCTGGTACCCGACACCGTGATCAAGCCCGGCGAGCTGGGCATCGTCAACTCCAAGGCGGGCAAGGCCAGCCCCGACGGCTCTTACCTGGTCGACGAGCCCGGCTACCGAGGCACCTGGCGCAAGGTGCTGACCCCTGGCCGCTACCGGATGAACGGCTACGCCTACGACGTGAAGGTGGTGCCCGCCGACGCCTGCGTCGACCCCGCAACCGCCGTGGTGCGCCGCGAGGGCGACCCCATCCTGATTCCCCCCGGCTACGTCGGCGTGGTGACCAACAAAACGGATAACCCCCGGACCAAGCAGGTGCAAGGAATCCAGGACCGGGTCTTGCAGCCGGGCCTGTATTACATCAACCCCCAGGAAAAAGTCGTCAGCATCGTCAGCATCGGCTACAACGAGACCAGCCTGAGCGTCGAGCAGGACGTGGAGGCCACCGCCCGCGCCAACGCCGAGGCCGCCGCCCGTCCCGCGCCGGCCGCCGACGCCCGCCTCTTCGCCAGCAGGCCCGTCCCCCGCGACCCCATCTACAAGGCCGGCAAGGGGATCGAGTTCCCCTCCAACGACGGCTTCCTGATCCACCTGGACTACACCGCCATCTGGGGCATCGTCCCCGACCAGGCCCCAGGCGTGGTCCGCCAGTTCGGCAACCTGAAGGACGTCGAGGACAAGGTGATCCTGCCGCAGATCGGCTCGATCTGCCGCCTCCACGGCTCCAAGCGAGGCGCCGTCGACCTTCTGGTGGGCGACTCCCGCGAGGCTTTCCAGGAGGAGTCGGCCGACGAGCTTGAGCGGGTCCTCGCCTCCAAGAAGCTCTCGCTCCTGTTCGGCTTGACCAGGCATATTTATGTGCCGGCGCAAGTGCGAGAGCCGATTCAGAAGGCCAAGATCGCCGACGAGCTGAAGCTGACCAGCGACCAGAAGCAGCTCACCGCCAAGGCCCAGGCCGACCTCTCCGAGGCCAAGGCCAAGGTCATCCTCGAGGAGAACCGCACCCGGGCCGAGACCGAGAAGAAGGTCGCCCAGGTCGCCGCCGAGGGCGAGAAGATGGCCCGCGAGATCGAGGCCACCACCGAGAAGCTCCGAGCCCAGATCGACGCCAAGGCCGCCCTCACCGACGCCCAGGCCTCCCGCACCATGGGCGAGGCCCGGGCCAAGACCATCGAGCTGTCCAACCAGGCCAAGGCCGAGCGCTACCGCCAGTACGTCGATTCCCTGGGAGGCCCCGCCGCCTACAACCGCTACGTCTTCGCCGAGGGCCTGCCCGACGACCTCCGCCTGAGCATCTTCTACGCCGGCCCCGGAACCTTCTGGACCGACCTGAAGGGCTTCGACCAGACCATGCTCGGCAAGCTAGCCTCCGACCAGACCACAACTCCGGCCCCGGCCAAGCCCCCCCGCGTCAATCCCTCCATCGCCCCCGCCGGCCTGGAGGCCAAACCTCGCTGA
- a CDS encoding DUF493 domain-containing protein produces MDPQVQDHRPSVELLESHHIFPGVFRIKVIGNVADDFEGRALAAVHQEVSGVSEVDHSIRNTVSGRHISLTLDINVQTAEQVRAIYGRLQEVQGLKLLL; encoded by the coding sequence ATGGACCCGCAAGTGCAGGACCATCGACCGTCCGTCGAATTGCTGGAATCCCACCACATCTTCCCCGGCGTCTTCCGGATCAAGGTCATCGGCAACGTCGCCGACGACTTCGAAGGCCGGGCGCTGGCGGCGGTGCACCAGGAGGTCTCCGGGGTCAGCGAGGTCGACCACTCGATCCGCAATACCGTGAGCGGCCGGCATATCTCGCTGACGCTCGACATCAACGTCCAGACCGCCGAGCAGGTGCGGGCGATCTACGGCCGGTTGCAGGAGGTCCAGGGCCTGAAGCTGCTGCTCTGA
- a CDS encoding UDP-glucuronic acid decarboxylase family protein, whose product MRTVITGGAGFVGSHLCERFLAEGHEVVCVDNLLTGSRNNILQILDNPSFRFVEHDISEPITVDGPVDNILHFASPASPADYLAHPIPTLKVGSLGTHNALGLAKNKDARFLLASTSEIYGDPEVHPQREDYWGNVNTIGPRGCYDEAKRFAEAITMAYHRYHGVKTRIVRIFNTYGPRMRLNDGRVLPAFMGQVLRGEQLTVFGEGQQTRSFCYVTDLVDGIYRLLNSDFVEPVNIGNPSELTVLELAKEIIAMVPGTKSTIDYRELPQDDPKRRRPDITRAQTLLGWNPTIERADGLVRTLDYFKTVL is encoded by the coding sequence TTGAGAACGGTCATCACCGGCGGCGCAGGGTTCGTTGGCTCGCACCTCTGCGAGCGGTTCCTGGCCGAGGGGCACGAGGTCGTCTGCGTCGACAACCTGCTGACCGGCTCCCGGAACAACATCCTCCAGATCCTGGACAATCCCTCCTTCCGGTTCGTCGAGCATGACATCAGCGAGCCGATTACGGTAGATGGCCCGGTCGACAACATCCTCCATTTCGCCAGCCCGGCCAGCCCGGCCGACTACCTGGCGCACCCGATCCCGACCTTGAAGGTCGGCTCGCTGGGCACGCACAATGCGCTCGGCCTGGCCAAGAACAAGGACGCCCGGTTCCTGCTGGCCAGCACGTCGGAGATCTACGGCGACCCCGAGGTTCACCCCCAGCGCGAAGACTACTGGGGCAACGTCAACACGATCGGCCCGCGCGGGTGCTACGACGAGGCCAAGCGGTTCGCCGAGGCCATCACCATGGCCTATCACCGGTACCACGGGGTGAAGACGCGGATCGTGCGGATTTTCAACACGTATGGACCCCGGATGCGCCTGAATGACGGGCGCGTGCTGCCGGCGTTCATGGGGCAAGTTCTGCGAGGCGAGCAGCTCACGGTCTTCGGCGAGGGGCAGCAGACGCGGAGCTTCTGCTACGTGACCGACCTGGTCGACGGCATCTACCGGCTCCTGAATTCGGACTTCGTCGAGCCGGTGAACATCGGCAACCCGTCGGAGCTGACCGTGCTTGAGCTGGCCAAGGAGATCATCGCGATGGTCCCCGGCACCAAGAGCACGATCGACTACCGCGAGCTGCCGCAGGACGACCCCAAGCGGCGCCGGCCCGACATCACCCGGGCCCAGACCCTGCTCGGTTGGAACCCGACGATCGAGCGTGCCGACGGCCTGGTCCGCACCCTGGACTACTTCAAGACGGTGCTCTGA
- a CDS encoding cyclic-phosphate processing receiver domain-containing protein, translating into MTKPAGDETTPEPARVLFLDDDPGRAGAFLAGCPEAVWVSTVGECIEMLEAAEGWDEVHLDHDLGGETFVQSHRDDCGMEVVRWLCRDGPRPHLRATRFVVHSWNPDAAFAMTMQLDLAGYHAVARPFGVTRDEDGSALGGQGLSSRAPLDGTWAAWAGRILGRLAPGRRPADDEHDAGSTADPRDEKESGH; encoded by the coding sequence ATGACGAAGCCGGCCGGGGACGAGACGACGCCGGAACCCGCGCGAGTGCTGTTCCTCGATGACGATCCGGGCCGCGCGGGGGCCTTCCTCGCAGGCTGCCCGGAGGCCGTCTGGGTGAGCACGGTGGGCGAGTGCATCGAGATGCTCGAGGCCGCCGAGGGGTGGGACGAGGTGCACCTTGATCACGACCTCGGCGGCGAGACGTTCGTGCAGAGCCATCGAGATGACTGCGGCATGGAGGTCGTCCGCTGGCTCTGCCGGGACGGCCCGAGGCCGCACCTGCGGGCCACTCGGTTCGTCGTCCATAGCTGGAATCCGGACGCGGCGTTCGCCATGACGATGCAGCTGGATCTGGCCGGTTATCACGCCGTCGCCCGGCCATTCGGCGTGACCCGTGACGAGGACGGCTCCGCACTCGGGGGTCAAGGGCTTTCATCGCGGGCCCCCCTCGATGGAACATGGGCGGCCTGGGCCGGCCGGATCCTCGGTCGGCTGGCGCCGGGACGGCGCCCCGCGGACGACGAACACGATGCAGGGTCGACGGCCGACCCTCGGGACGAGAAGGAGTCAGGACATTGA